Proteins encoded by one window of Enterobacter hormaechei subsp. xiangfangensis:
- a CDS encoding TIGR01212 family radical SAM protein (This family includes YhcC from E. coli K-12, an uncharacterized radical SAM protein.) codes for MQLQKLVNMFGGDLLQRYGQKVHKLTLHGGFSCPNRDGTIGRGGCTFCNVASFADEAQQHKSIAEQLAHQASLVNRAKQYLAYFQAYTSTWAEVQVLRSMYQQAVAQANIVGLCVGTRPDCVPDAVLDLLSEYKEKGYEIWLELGLQTAHDKTLHRINRGHDFACYQRTTRLARQRGLKVCSHLIVGLPGEGRQHGLETLEKVVETGVDGIKLHPLHIVKGSIMAKAWEAGRLCGIELDDYTVTAGEMIRHTPPEIVYHRISASARRPTLLAPLWCENRWTGMLEINRYLQENGVQGSALGRPWVPPLPATAA; via the coding sequence ATGCAGTTACAGAAATTAGTCAATATGTTTGGTGGGGATCTTTTGCAGCGCTACGGACAAAAGGTTCACAAACTGACGCTGCACGGCGGCTTTAGCTGCCCGAACCGCGATGGCACCATCGGGCGTGGTGGCTGCACCTTCTGTAACGTGGCCTCGTTTGCTGACGAGGCCCAGCAGCATAAATCTATCGCTGAACAGCTCGCCCATCAGGCGAGTCTGGTGAACCGCGCGAAGCAGTATCTGGCCTATTTCCAGGCCTATACCAGCACGTGGGCGGAGGTGCAGGTGCTGCGCTCGATGTATCAGCAGGCGGTTGCTCAAGCGAACATTGTCGGGCTGTGCGTGGGGACGCGTCCGGACTGCGTGCCGGACGCCGTGCTGGATTTACTTAGCGAGTACAAAGAGAAGGGCTACGAGATCTGGCTGGAGCTGGGCTTGCAGACCGCGCATGACAAAACCCTGCACCGTATCAATCGCGGGCATGATTTCGCCTGCTATCAGCGCACCACGCGTCTCGCCCGCCAGCGTGGATTAAAAGTCTGCTCGCATCTGATTGTCGGCTTGCCGGGAGAAGGGCGGCAGCACGGGCTGGAAACGCTGGAAAAAGTCGTTGAGACCGGCGTGGATGGCATTAAGCTGCATCCGCTGCATATCGTGAAGGGCAGCATAATGGCGAAAGCCTGGGAAGCGGGGCGGTTATGTGGTATCGAACTCGACGACTATACGGTGACTGCGGGGGAAATGATTCGCCATACGCCGCCGGAGATTGTTTACCACCGCATCTCGGCAAGCGCCCGCCGTCCAACGCTTCTGGCACCGCTATGGTGTGAGAACCGCTGGACGGGGATGCTGGAAATCAACCGCTATCTACAGGAGAACGGCGTACAGGGGTCGGCGCTTGGCCGCCCGTGGGTTCCCCCGCTACCGGCGACGGCCGCCTAG
- the gltB gene encoding glutamate synthase large subunit — translation MLYDKSLEKDNCGFGLIAHIEGEPSHKVVRTAIHALARMQHRGAILADGKTGDGCGLLLQKPDRFFRIVAEERGWRLAKNYAVGMLFLNQDPEKAAASRRIVEEELQRETLSIVGWRDVPTNEGVLGEIALSSLPRIEQIFVNAPAGWRPRDMERRLFIARRRIEKRLQDDKEFYVCSLSNLVNIYKGLCMPADLPRFYLDLADLRLESAICLFHQRFSTNTVPRWPLAQPFRYLAHNGEINTITGNRQWARARTYKFQTPLIPDLHDAAPFVNETGSDSSSMDNMLELLLAGGMDIVRAMRLLVPPAWQNNPDMDPELRAFFDFNSMHMEPWDGPAGIVMSDGRFAACNLDRNGLRPARYVITKDKLITCASEVGIWDYQPDEVVEKGRVGPGELMVIDTRGGRILHSAETDNDLKSRHPYKEWMEKNVRRLVPFEDLSDEEVGSRELDDDTLASFQKQFNYSAEELDSVIRVLGENGQEAVGSMGDDTPFAVLSSQPRIIYDYFRQQFAQVTNPPIDPLREAHVMSLATSIGREMNVFCEAEGQAHRLTFKSPILLYSDFKQLTTMTEEHYRADTLDITFDVTETSLEETVNALCDKAEQMVRNGTVLLVLSDRNIAKNRLPVPAPMAVGAIQTRLVDKSLRCDANIIVETASARDPHHFAVLLGFGATAIYPYLAYETLARLVDTRAIDKDYRAVMLNYRNGINKGLYKIMSKMGISTIASYRCSKLFEAVGLHNEVANLCFQGVVSRIGGAGFADFQQDLVNLSKRAWLARKPLEQGGLLKYVHGGEYHAYNPDVVRTLQQAVQSGEYSDYQQYAELVNNRPAATLRDLIALNPGEEAVSIDEVEPASELFKRFDTAAMSIGALSPEAHEALAEAMNSIGGNSNSGEGGEDPARYGTNKVSRIKQVASGRFGVTPAYLVNADVIQIKVAQGAKPGEGGQLPGDKVTPYIAKLRYSVPGVTLISPPPHHDIYSIEDLAQLIFDLKQVNPKAMISVKLVSEPGVGTIATGVAKAYADLITIAGYDGGTGASPLSSVKYAGCPWELGLVETQQALVANGLRHKIRLQVDGGLKTGLDIIKAAILGAESFGFGTGPMVALGCKYLRICHLNNCATGVATQDEKLRKNHYHGLPFKVTNYFDFIARETRELMAQLGVKRLVDLIGRTDLLKELEGFTAKQQKLELSKLLETAQPHPGKAVYCTENNPPFDNGVLNAQLLQQAKPYVDEKQSKTFWFDIRNTDRSVGASLSGYIAQTHGDQGLASDPITAHFSGTAGQSFGVWNAGGVELYLTGDANDYVGKGMAGGLLAVRPPVGSAFRSHEASIIGNTCLYGATGGRLFAAGRAGERFAVRNSGAITVVEGIGDNGCEYMTGGIVCVLGKTGVNFGAGMTGGFAYVLDEDGEFRKRVNPELVEVLDVDTLAIHEEHLRGLITEHVQHTGSSRGEEILANWPAFSAKFALVKPKSSDVKALLGHRSRSAAELRVQAQ, via the coding sequence ATGTTGTACGATAAATCCCTTGAGAAGGATAACTGTGGTTTCGGCCTGATCGCCCACATAGAAGGCGAACCTAGCCACAAGGTAGTGCGTACTGCTATTCACGCACTGGCCCGTATGCAGCACCGTGGCGCCATCCTTGCCGATGGTAAAACCGGCGACGGTTGCGGCCTGCTGCTGCAAAAACCGGATCGTTTCTTCCGCATCGTGGCGGAAGAGCGCGGCTGGCGTTTAGCCAAAAACTACGCTGTCGGTATGCTGTTCCTGAATCAGGATCCAGAAAAAGCTGCCGCGTCACGCCGCATCGTTGAAGAAGAACTTCAGCGTGAAACCCTGTCGATTGTCGGCTGGCGCGATGTGCCAACCAACGAAGGGGTGCTCGGTGAAATCGCCCTCTCCTCGCTGCCTCGTATTGAACAGATTTTCGTCAACGCGCCTGCGGGCTGGCGTCCGCGTGATATGGAACGCCGTCTGTTTATCGCACGCCGCCGCATTGAAAAACGTCTCCAGGACGATAAAGAGTTCTACGTCTGTAGCCTCTCTAACCTGGTGAACATCTATAAAGGTCTGTGTATGCCGGCTGACCTGCCGCGCTTCTATCTGGACCTGGCGGATCTGCGTCTGGAATCGGCCATTTGCCTGTTCCACCAGCGCTTCTCCACCAACACCGTTCCACGCTGGCCGCTGGCTCAGCCGTTCCGCTACCTGGCGCACAACGGTGAGATCAACACCATTACCGGCAACCGCCAGTGGGCCCGCGCCCGTACCTATAAGTTCCAGACCCCGCTGATCCCGGACCTGCACGATGCCGCACCGTTCGTCAACGAAACCGGCTCGGACTCCAGCTCCATGGATAACATGCTAGAGCTGCTGCTGGCGGGCGGGATGGATATCGTGCGCGCCATGCGTCTGCTCGTGCCACCGGCCTGGCAGAACAACCCGGATATGGACCCTGAGCTGCGCGCGTTCTTCGACTTTAACTCCATGCACATGGAGCCGTGGGACGGCCCGGCGGGCATCGTGATGTCCGACGGTCGTTTTGCCGCCTGTAACCTGGACCGTAACGGTCTGCGTCCGGCGCGCTACGTTATTACTAAAGACAAGCTCATCACCTGCGCCTCTGAAGTCGGGATCTGGGATTACCAGCCTGACGAAGTGGTCGAAAAAGGCCGCGTCGGTCCGGGCGAGCTGATGGTGATCGACACCCGCGGTGGGCGTATTCTGCATTCCGCCGAAACCGACAACGATCTGAAGAGCCGCCATCCGTACAAAGAGTGGATGGAGAAAAACGTGCGTCGTCTGGTGCCGTTTGAAGATCTGTCGGACGAAGAAGTGGGCAGCCGCGAGCTGGACGATGACACCCTCGCGAGCTTCCAGAAGCAGTTTAACTACAGCGCGGAAGAACTGGACTCGGTTATTCGCGTGCTCGGCGAAAACGGCCAGGAAGCGGTCGGCTCAATGGGTGACGATACCCCGTTTGCCGTGCTTTCCAGCCAGCCACGCATTATTTACGACTATTTCCGTCAGCAGTTTGCGCAGGTCACTAACCCGCCAATAGACCCGCTGCGCGAAGCCCACGTCATGTCGCTGGCCACCAGCATCGGCCGTGAGATGAACGTATTCTGTGAAGCCGAAGGCCAGGCGCACCGTCTGACCTTTAAATCACCGATCCTGTTGTACTCCGATTTCAAACAGCTCACCACCATGACCGAGGAGCACTATCGCGCCGACACGCTCGATATCACCTTCGACGTGACCGAAACGAGCCTCGAAGAGACGGTGAACGCGCTGTGCGACAAAGCCGAGCAGATGGTACGTAACGGCACCGTTCTGCTGGTGCTGTCTGACCGCAACATCGCGAAAAACCGTCTGCCGGTGCCTGCCCCCATGGCGGTGGGGGCTATCCAGACGCGTCTGGTGGACAAGAGCCTACGCTGCGATGCCAACATCATCGTTGAAACCGCGAGCGCGCGCGACCCGCACCACTTTGCGGTGCTGTTAGGCTTTGGCGCCACGGCGATTTATCCGTACCTGGCCTACGAAACGCTGGCACGCCTGGTAGATACCCGCGCGATCGATAAAGACTACCGTGCTGTGATGCTGAACTACCGTAACGGCATCAACAAAGGTCTGTACAAGATCATGTCCAAAATGGGCATCTCGACCATCGCCTCTTACCGCTGCTCGAAGCTATTTGAAGCGGTCGGCCTGCATAACGAGGTCGCCAACCTCTGCTTCCAGGGCGTGGTCAGCCGTATCGGTGGCGCCGGTTTTGCTGACTTCCAGCAGGATCTGGTGAACCTGTCGAAACGCGCCTGGCTGGCACGTAAGCCGCTGGAACAGGGCGGCCTGCTGAAATATGTCCACGGGGGTGAGTATCACGCTTATAACCCGGACGTAGTGCGCACGCTGCAACAGGCGGTGCAGAGCGGCGAGTACAGCGATTATCAGCAGTATGCTGAGCTGGTGAACAACCGTCCCGCGGCGACGCTGCGCGATCTCATTGCCCTCAATCCGGGTGAGGAAGCGGTCAGCATTGACGAGGTTGAACCCGCGTCTGAGCTGTTCAAACGCTTCGATACCGCGGCGATGTCCATCGGCGCGCTGAGCCCGGAAGCCCACGAAGCGCTGGCGGAAGCCATGAACAGCATCGGCGGCAACTCCAACTCCGGCGAAGGCGGTGAAGATCCGGCCCGCTACGGCACCAACAAAGTGTCCCGTATCAAGCAGGTGGCGTCCGGTCGCTTTGGCGTAACGCCTGCGTACCTGGTTAACGCCGACGTGATCCAGATTAAGGTCGCTCAGGGGGCAAAACCGGGTGAAGGCGGTCAACTGCCGGGTGATAAAGTCACCCCGTACATCGCTAAGCTTCGCTACTCGGTGCCAGGCGTGACGCTGATCTCCCCGCCGCCGCACCACGATATTTACTCTATCGAGGATCTGGCGCAGCTGATTTTCGACCTGAAACAGGTCAACCCGAAAGCGATGATCTCCGTGAAGCTGGTTTCCGAACCGGGCGTTGGCACCATTGCCACCGGCGTGGCGAAAGCCTATGCGGATCTGATCACCATCGCCGGTTACGACGGCGGCACCGGCGCAAGCCCGCTCTCCTCCGTGAAATATGCGGGCTGTCCGTGGGAGCTCGGCCTGGTGGAAACCCAGCAGGCGCTGGTCGCTAACGGCCTGCGTCACAAGATCCGTTTGCAGGTGGACGGTGGGCTGAAAACCGGACTCGACATCATCAAAGCGGCGATTCTGGGAGCGGAAAGCTTCGGCTTTGGTACCGGCCCAATGGTTGCGCTCGGCTGTAAATACCTGCGTATTTGCCACCTGAACAACTGTGCAACGGGCGTTGCTACCCAGGACGAAAAGCTGCGTAAGAACCACTATCACGGCCTGCCGTTCAAAGTGACTAACTACTTTGACTTCATCGCCCGTGAAACCCGCGAGCTGATGGCGCAGCTGGGCGTGAAGCGTCTGGTGGATCTGATTGGCCGTACCGACCTGCTGAAAGAGCTTGAGGGCTTCACGGCCAAGCAGCAGAAGCTGGAGCTGTCCAAGCTGCTGGAAACCGCTCAGCCGCATCCTGGCAAAGCGGTTTACTGTACCGAGAACAACCCGCCGTTCGACAACGGCGTGCTGAACGCGCAGCTGCTGCAACAGGCGAAGCCGTACGTGGACGAGAAGCAGAGCAAAACGTTCTGGTTTGATATCCGCAACACCGACCGTTCCGTGGGTGCGTCTCTCTCCGGTTACATCGCGCAAACGCACGGTGATCAGGGTCTGGCGTCGGATCCCATTACCGCGCATTTCAGCGGTACCGCGGGTCAGAGCTTCGGCGTGTGGAACGCGGGTGGCGTTGAGTTATACCTGACCGGTGATGCCAACGACTACGTCGGAAAGGGCATGGCGGGCGGTCTGCTGGCGGTGCGTCCTCCGGTTGGTTCAGCCTTCCGCAGCCATGAAGCAAGCATCATCGGCAATACCTGTCTGTACGGTGCAACCGGCGGTCGTCTGTTTGCCGCGGGCCGTGCGGGCGAGCGTTTTGCGGTGCGTAACTCCGGCGCCATCACCGTGGTGGAAGGCATCGGCGATAACGGCTGTGAATACATGACGGGCGGAATTGTGTGCGTCCTGGGTAAAACCGGCGTGAACTTTGGCGCGGGCATGACGGGCGGTTTTGCCTACGTCCTGGATGAAGACGGTGAGTTCCGCAAACGCGTGAACCCTGAGCTGGTGGAAGTGCTGGACGTTGATACTCTGGCCATCCACGAAGAACACCTGCGCGGCTTAATTACCGAACACGTGCAGCATACCGGTTCTTCGCGCGGCGAAGAGATCCTGGCCAACTGGCCGGCGTTCTCTGCGAAATTCGCGCTGGTTAAGCCGAAGTCCAGCGATGTTAAAGCCCTGTTGGGTCACCGTAGTCGTAGCGCAGCAGAGCTGCGCGTGCAGGCGCAGTAA
- the gltD gene encoding glutamate synthase subunit GltD, translated as MSQNVYQFIDLQRVDPPKKPLKIRKIEFVEIYEPFSEGQAKAQADRCLSCGNPYCEWKCPVHNYIPNWLKLANEGRIFEAAELSHQTNTLPEVCGRVCPQDRLCEGSCTLNDEFGAVTIGNIERYINDKAFEMGWRPDMTGVRQTDKRVAIIGAGPAGLACADVLTRNGVKAVVFDRHPEIGGLLTFGIPAFKLEKEVMTRRREIFTGMGIEFKLNTEVGRDVQLDDLLKDYDAVFLGVGTYQSMRGGLENEDAPGVYDALPFLIANTKQIMGYGETADEPFVSMEGKRVVVLGGGDTAMDCVRTSIRQNAAHVICAYRRDEENMPGSKREVKNAREEGVEFQFNIQPLGIEVNANGKVSGVKMARTEMGAPDAKGRRRAEIVAGSEHVIPADAVVMAFGFRPHSMEWLAKHSVELDSQGRIIAPEGSDNAFQTSNPKIFAGGDIVRGSDLVVTAIAEGRKAAEGIMNFLEV; from the coding sequence ATGAGCCAGAACGTTTACCAGTTTATCGACCTTCAGCGTGTTGATCCGCCAAAGAAACCGCTGAAGATCCGTAAAATTGAATTTGTTGAAATCTATGAGCCGTTTTCAGAAGGCCAGGCCAAAGCACAGGCAGACCGCTGCCTGTCCTGCGGTAACCCTTACTGCGAATGGAAGTGTCCGGTCCATAACTACATCCCGAACTGGCTGAAGCTGGCCAACGAAGGGCGTATTTTTGAAGCCGCCGAGCTGTCTCATCAGACCAACACCCTGCCGGAAGTGTGCGGCCGCGTGTGCCCTCAGGATCGTCTGTGTGAAGGCTCCTGTACGCTGAACGACGAGTTTGGCGCGGTGACCATCGGCAACATCGAACGCTATATCAACGATAAAGCGTTCGAGATGGGCTGGCGTCCGGATATGACCGGTGTGCGTCAAACCGACAAGCGCGTGGCGATTATCGGCGCGGGCCCGGCAGGCCTGGCCTGTGCGGACGTGCTGACCCGTAACGGCGTGAAGGCGGTGGTCTTCGATCGCCACCCAGAGATTGGCGGCCTGCTGACCTTCGGTATCCCGGCCTTCAAGCTGGAGAAAGAGGTCATGACCCGCCGCCGCGAAATCTTCACCGGCATGGGCATTGAGTTCAAACTCAACACCGAAGTGGGCCGCGACGTACAGCTCGACGACCTGCTGAAAGATTACGACGCCGTGTTCCTGGGCGTGGGAACCTATCAGTCCATGCGCGGTGGTCTGGAAAACGAAGACGCGCCGGGCGTTTATGACGCGCTGCCGTTCCTGATTGCCAACACCAAGCAGATTATGGGTTACGGCGAAACCGCCGATGAGCCGTTCGTCAGCATGGAAGGCAAACGCGTGGTGGTGCTGGGCGGCGGTGATACTGCGATGGACTGCGTGCGAACCTCCATTCGTCAGAATGCGGCGCATGTCATCTGTGCCTACCGTCGTGACGAAGAGAACATGCCGGGTTCTAAACGCGAAGTGAAAAACGCGCGTGAAGAGGGCGTCGAGTTCCAGTTCAACATCCAGCCTCTGGGTATTGAAGTGAATGCCAACGGTAAAGTGAGCGGCGTGAAGATGGCGCGCACGGAGATGGGTGCGCCAGATGCGAAAGGCCGTCGTCGCGCGGAGATCGTGGCCGGTTCTGAACACGTGATCCCGGCTGATGCCGTGGTGATGGCGTTTGGTTTCCGTCCTCACAGCATGGAGTGGCTGGCGAAGCACAGCGTAGAGCTGGACTCTCAGGGCCGCATCATTGCGCCAGAAGGCAGCGACAACGCGTTCCAGACCAGCAACCCGAAAATCTTCGCCGGTGGCGACATCGTTCGTGGCTCTGACCTGGTGGTCACGGCGATTGCCGAAGGCCGTAAAGCGGCTGAGGGGATCATGAACTTCCTCGAAGTGTAA
- a CDS encoding DUF1120 domain-containing protein: MKKVVLASMLVMFVSSAFAADTAVLKVTGVLTNSSCIPEISGGGVVDYGTIHLSALNTTAINQLGQKDFSLSITCPALTKAGFSVSDDRTGTAPNIMVKDGAGNGNDIIQPLNMFGLNKTAGNVNIGNYTIFVKNDTITADGATVGAIYSADNGTSWSDNGTLMVNDGSQIVSVATVGSTAPVAFKNLVIPMAVSAAIQDTNTLAITDDTNMDGQATFTIKYL; encoded by the coding sequence ATGAAAAAAGTTGTATTGGCTTCTATGCTTGTCATGTTTGTATCTTCTGCCTTTGCCGCAGACACCGCCGTACTGAAAGTCACAGGCGTTCTGACAAATAGCAGTTGCATCCCTGAAATCAGCGGCGGTGGCGTGGTAGATTACGGTACGATCCACCTGTCAGCCCTGAACACCACTGCTATTAACCAGCTGGGCCAGAAAGATTTCTCTCTTTCTATTACCTGCCCTGCGCTGACCAAAGCGGGCTTTAGCGTTTCTGACGACCGTACTGGTACTGCGCCAAACATTATGGTTAAAGATGGTGCGGGTAACGGTAACGATATTATTCAGCCGCTCAATATGTTTGGTCTGAATAAGACCGCAGGAAACGTTAACATCGGTAACTACACCATTTTCGTGAAAAACGACACGATTACTGCTGATGGTGCCACTGTTGGGGCGATCTACAGCGCAGACAACGGCACCAGCTGGTCTGATAACGGCACACTGATGGTTAATGACGGTAGCCAGATTGTATCCGTTGCTACAGTTGGCAGCACCGCGCCAGTTGCGTTTAAAAACCTGGTCATTCCGATGGCGGTTTCTGCTGCGATTCAGGATACCAATACGCTGGCTATTACTGATGATACCAACATGGATGGTCAGGCAACGTTTACCATCAAGTATCTGTAA
- a CDS encoding DUF1120 domain-containing protein codes for MKKVLLATALSLCVASAFAADTAVLQVKGKLTNAACTPQLSNGGVVDYGTIHLGELSATAVNQLGDKDINLTITCGAPTQVGWVVNDDRESSKAGINVDFNGTMQNISYYQYGVGKTTGGVNIGNYMLFIKNKKVTIDGQEGDEIFSNVDWNGSKWESGGAVRSDGISIISAATTGTTTPVAFTTAVFPLVTSLAIQGTDTLAITDDTSLDGQATITLKYL; via the coding sequence ATGAAAAAAGTTCTTCTCGCTACCGCGTTGTCTCTTTGTGTCGCTTCCGCATTTGCTGCTGATACCGCAGTATTGCAGGTAAAAGGTAAGCTGACAAATGCCGCTTGTACTCCTCAGTTAAGTAACGGCGGTGTCGTAGATTATGGCACTATCCATTTGGGTGAGCTCTCTGCAACAGCTGTTAACCAGTTAGGTGACAAAGATATTAACCTGACGATTACATGCGGTGCGCCTACTCAGGTTGGTTGGGTTGTGAATGACGATCGCGAGTCAAGTAAGGCTGGTATTAATGTCGATTTCAACGGCACAATGCAAAACATTTCTTACTATCAGTATGGCGTAGGTAAAACCACAGGTGGTGTGAATATTGGTAACTATATGCTTTTCATCAAAAATAAGAAAGTCACCATTGATGGGCAAGAGGGCGACGAAATTTTTTCAAACGTCGACTGGAATGGCTCTAAATGGGAATCAGGCGGTGCGGTTCGCAGCGACGGTATCTCCATTATCAGTGCCGCAACCACAGGCACAACGACCCCTGTTGCATTTACCACTGCGGTTTTCCCACTGGTTACCTCTCTGGCTATTCAGGGGACCGATACGCTGGCGATTACTGACGATACATCTTTAGATGGTCAGGCAACAATTACCCTGAAATACCTTTAA
- a CDS encoding outer membrane protein yields the protein MKTQRVIKVATFLAFCLPGLTLAEDCQITLSQPIVDYKQLKRDDIVTSQQSWHKLPEREVTVNVFCPDKQKLAVLLQGNAGEKGRFRFGQNGGVAVKIDDMNVDGKSYTVGKTVDQLNFTPESGSPSPFYLRNNEAVVAVENNQAVTGQQMTFTATIFPVLNESAFSNNADQTTLESDLSWKILQNNP from the coding sequence ATGAAGACTCAGCGCGTAATCAAAGTAGCGACGTTTCTGGCGTTTTGTTTACCCGGTTTGACGCTTGCCGAAGATTGTCAGATCACGCTTTCTCAGCCCATTGTAGATTATAAACAGCTCAAGCGTGACGATATTGTTACGTCTCAGCAAAGCTGGCATAAATTGCCGGAACGGGAAGTTACCGTGAATGTGTTTTGTCCAGACAAACAGAAGCTGGCAGTGCTTTTACAGGGTAATGCTGGAGAGAAAGGTCGCTTCCGTTTTGGTCAGAATGGCGGTGTCGCAGTTAAAATTGATGATATGAATGTTGATGGCAAAAGCTATACCGTGGGTAAAACGGTTGATCAGCTTAACTTTACGCCGGAAAGCGGGTCGCCTTCGCCATTCTATTTAAGAAATAATGAAGCCGTCGTCGCGGTTGAAAATAACCAGGCCGTTACGGGCCAGCAGATGACATTTACAGCTACGATATTCCCTGTGCTTAATGAAAGTGCATTCAGTAATAATGCCGATCAAACAACGCTGGAAAGCGATTTAAGCTGGAAAATATTGCAAAATAATCCATAG